The genomic region CAGTCGTACCTCCCCTACGGACGCTCGTTTTCGTTCTTCACTCCGTCTCGTTATGCCTCGACCTCTGCCCCGTCCTCCGCTGCtgccacctccacttccaGTGCTGAAGTACCCACGCCCGAAGATGACCGCGTCATTCCCCGCTTCATGCCGACTTGGCTGCTCGGCTGCTCGGCTCTCGTCTTCGCTATCATTGTCATTGGCGGTCTTACACGTCTTACGGAATCTGGCCTTTCGATTACGGAGTGGAACCCTATCACTGGTATCCGGCCGCCTATtaccgaggaggagtgggacgTCGAGTGGGAGAAGTACCGCGTGTCTCCCGAGGGTATTCTGTGAGTGCCAGAAACTCCGCTGTGAGCCTGCAACTGCAGTGCTCTCTGCTCTGTAGGCTGGAGTGGCCGCGTCCACCGCTCACGTTACGTTTCCGCTCACCGAATGATCGCTAACACCAGCATGAACTCTGACATCTCCCGCTCCGACTTCAAGTTCATCTTCTACATGGAGTGGGCGCACCGGATCGCCGGTCGTGCTCTTGGTgtcctcttcatcgtccCCGCTGCCTACTACTGCACTCGTTACAAGCTCCCCCGTGGCCTTCCCGCGACCCTCCTTGCCATCGGCGCAGGTATCGGCGTGCAGGGCCTCATCGGATGGCTGATGGTCGCCTCGGGTCTCCGTGAGGAGATTGTCACCAACAACGAGGTCGCCCGTGTCTCGCAGTACCGTCTCGCAGCGCACTTCGGTGCCGCTGTCCTCCTCTACATGGGCATGTTCTACACGGCTCTTGGCCTGCGCCGCGACCAGTCGCTGGCGAAGCAGATCAGGTCCGGTCCCGCTGGTGCTGCGGCggtcgagaagctcgcTGCGGCTCTCAACTCACCAGCTGTCAGGAGCTTCCGCGGTTTCACTGGTATCCTGGCGGCGATGGTCTTCGTCACCGCCATCTCGGGGGCATTCGTTGCTGGTCTTGACGCTGGCCTTATTTACAATGAGTTCCCTTACATGGGCGAGGGCTTCCACCCGCCTaaggaggagctcctcgacccccGCTACTCGAAGGACCCCGAGCGCAAGGACATCTTGTGGCGCAACATGTTCGAGAACCCCGTCACTGCGCAGTTTGACCACcgtgtcctcgccgtcaccaCTGCCACGCTACTAATCGTGCAGCACATTatcgcgcgccgcccctccctccgcctcggcgcgaATGCActgccgcgcgccgcgcagcgcTGGAGCGCCTGGACCGCTGCGGCGGCTCTGGGCCAGGTCTCGCTCGGCATCAGCGCGCTCATCTACCTCGTGCCGCTCCCcctggccgccgcgcaccaGGCAGGCGCCGTTGTCGTGCTCACCTGCATCATGGGTCTGTCGGCCGCCATGCGCCGCCCCGGGCGCGCGCTGCAGGCATTGCGCCAGGCCGCAAAGGCCAAGACCCAGCCTAAGGCATAGATCAGCCAAAATACCTTGCATTGTACAATCACAACTCATAAATAGTATAGTCATGGGATACTGTGTGTCCGTGTCAGCAAGAGCCAGACTGACCATGCTACACTGTTCATCCATCTACTGCTAAGTGCATCTACATACGCCTAGTCGAGGGCGCGGTTGAAACCGCCACGGCGGTTCATGTACTGGCGCCACTCCCGCTTCTTGTTGACCTTAACCGTACCGACATCGTTGCCATCGATCTCGGTGccctgccgtcagcccACTGTTTCTCGAACTGGGACTTACCTTGGTCGTCCCGAAACCCCCAAAGCCCATCATGGCCTGCATGGCGCGCGTCtcgtcatcgacgtcggcatTCTCAGCTGGTGCTTCCTCCTCAGGTTCCTCGGCTGTCGTCAGCGCCTCCTCTTTCCTGAGACTCACCCTTCGGCTCGATCTTCTGCCCGTCTTCAGTGAacacgacgccgcgcgcacgctcctcctcacgccgccgacgacccTCCTCAATCGCCCTCCGGTCCAGCGGCCGATCACGATCCCACTCCCGgtctcttcctccccgccgATCGTCGCGGTCATCGCGCCGTCCACCGTCACGGTCATCGTAGCGCCGACCGCTGCGGTCGTCGCCACGGTCACGATCATCGTATCGCCCGCCGTATCCGCCACGTCCTCCACGAATTGCACGCCCTCCGCGTCCACCGCGGCCGTAGTCTCTGGATCCATCGCGTCCGTACGGGTCGCCGCGATCACGGTCACGGTAGTCTCTCCCACCACGGTCACGGTCACGGTCGTACTCGCGCTCCCGGCGGGGCTCGCCTCGCGGaacctcgtcgcggtcgtACCTctcagctcggcgagcaggCGATCGTGAGCGTGGACGGCGATGGGGCGGTTCGTCGCGGGCAGACATTTTGGTTATGGTGCAATAGTGACGACAAGATGTGGTAGTGGCGAAAACAAGTAGAATAGCGGAACCAAATTGGTCACTGACGGTTCGGTTCGTTGTTCACGAGTTCGTGTTCGATTTCGAACTACCACTTACACTTACACTTCCATCTTTATCGGCGCCATCCATGGGCACGCCACTGTATACTGcactcggcgacgcgctggagTCGTTTACGGCCGCGAGCTGGGCTGCACGCGAGCCTATGCTCGCGGGTCATTCTGGCCCTCAGGCGCTGGTACCCCTCGATCGCGAGCTGTTGAAGGAGCAGGTGACCCAGTTGTGGGCTACGATCGGGAGCGGCGAGCCGTCGACGGGTAAGCGCGCGGACGTGCTGCGCTACACGCTCGAGATGGTCGCCCGGGATCTGGTTGTGCGGCCGGTGATGAACCGCGAGGTGAGTGCGAGACAGGACTATGGAAATGGACAATGGCCTTCACTCCTCGCTCcgcgctgacaccagctcaCCGAGCCCGAAGCTTCCGCACCTGACACTACAAAGTCGCGCTTCCAGACAGCTGTGCAGGACCGGCTGGACATTGTCCTgacgctcctcgaggtcgtgttCGCTGCCAACCCCGCGCCGGCTCTCGAAACCGGCGCCCTCTTCATCccgctgctcgaggagttTCCAGAACTCCTCCTCTCATCCACTTGGCACCAGCTGTTCGAGTACGTTGAGAGTCGGGCGACGCGCTTCACGAAGGACATGCCTGTCGCCAAGGGAAAACAGTTGAGCATGCTGCGCCTCATCAACTCGTTCCTGCGAATGTTGAGTTGCACGCccggcgacctcgagctgcgcggcaGAGTGCAGATGTTTGCCAGCCGCGCCATCAGCGTGGCGGACAAGAGCGCGATCAACCTCCGTGGCGAGTATGCGCGCGTATCCACCACCTgggaaggcgaggaggctTCCTCCCCCAAGGCGGATGGGGAcgtcgagatggccgacgaCAGCAAAGCGGCCTCACCGTCTCAGCCCGACTTCTATGCTGCCCTTTGGTCCCTCCAGCCGTATTTCGCCTATCCGCCCAGCCTCGACGGGCCGGAAGTCGGCGGATCTACGCCGTTCGACGAGTTCCGCACCAAGTCGGACTTTGTGCTCGCGCGCATGTTCGAGGCGACGCGCAAGGAGCGTGTGCTTCTT from Cutaneotrichosporon cavernicola HIS019 DNA, chromosome: 2 harbors:
- the AFG2 gene encoding uncharacterized protein (AAA domain (dynein-related subfamily)); the encoded protein is MALLPAVFGAASAARCRTARATLSPTWRMLSTSTSRARPTFPATATALGLKASFAAPPREGFFAQSYLPYGRSFSFFTPSRYASTSAPSSAAATSTSSAEVPTPEDDRVIPRFMPTWLLGCSALVFAIIVIGGLTRLTESGLSITEWNPITGIRPPITEEEWDVEWEKYRVSPEGILMNSDISRSDFKFIFYMEWAHRIAGRALGVLFIVPAAYYCTRYKLPRGLPATLLAIGAGIGVQGLIGWLMVASGLREEIVTNNEVARVSQYRLAAHFGAAVLLYMGMFYTALGLRRDQSLAKQIRSGPAGAAAVEKLAAALNSPAVRSFRGFTGILAAMVFVTAISGAFVAGLDAGLIYNEFPYMGEGFHPPKEELLDPRYSKDPERKDILWRNMFENPVTAQFDHRVLAVTTATLLIVQHIIARRPSLRLGANALPRAAQRWSAWTAAAALGQVSLGISALIYLVPLPLAAAHQAGAVVVLTCIMGLSAAMRRPGRALQALRQAAKAKTQPKA
- a CDS encoding uncharacterized protein (Protein of unknown function (DUF1777)); this translates as MSARDEPPHRRPRSRSPARRAERYDRDEVPRGEPRREREYDRDRDRGGRDYRDRDRGDPYGRDGSRDYGRGGRGGRAIRGGRGGYGGRYDDRDRGDDRSGRRYDDRDGGRRDDRDDRRGGRDREWDRDRPLDRRAIEEGRRRREEERARGVVFTEDGQKIEPKAEEPEEEAPAENADVDDETRAMQAMMGFGGFGTTKGTEIDGNDVGTVKVNKKREWRQYMNRRGGFNRALD